Proteins from one Chitinophagales bacterium genomic window:
- a CDS encoding cbb3-type cytochrome c oxidase subunit I, whose protein sequence is MKFKSQKLAYYFFATCMLLLSLQLAYGFIMGFAHMGFDNLHDYIPFNTARAVHTNLLVVWLLTGFMGAAYFIIPDETNRELYSVKLGFIQLLSLIVVGVIAVIGFHFNWWEGRKFLEIPRPLDFLVVVNVLTFLFNIGMTLYKAERTSTTSLVIYTGLVAAALLYLPGMIYFENQTMDSYFRWWVVHLWVEGVWELIMGGILAYLLIKLTGVDREVIEKWLYVIVGLTFLSGILGTGHHYYYIGTPKYWLIVGGIFSALEPLAFLGMALFAVTMYRRSGREHPNKIALMWTIGCAIMSFVGAGFLGFAHTLPSVNMYTHGTLVTAMHGHLAFWGAYAMIVLAIISYAMPLMTGRKNYNSLYGTLAFWISNIGMIGMTGAFAVAGIAQVYLERKSGMDFTLVQQEIEPHFLGLILAATLFTIGIILYIIDFSRYGRPNDEAIVSASDVSAN, encoded by the coding sequence ATGAAATTCAAGTCACAAAAATTAGCATATTATTTTTTCGCTACCTGTATGCTTCTATTGAGTTTGCAGCTCGCATACGGATTTATTATGGGTTTTGCCCATATGGGTTTTGACAATCTTCACGATTATATTCCCTTCAATACCGCTCGTGCCGTGCATACTAATCTTTTGGTCGTATGGCTATTAACCGGCTTTATGGGAGCAGCTTATTTTATCATACCCGATGAGACCAATAGAGAATTGTATTCCGTCAAATTGGGCTTTATTCAATTATTGTCTCTTATTGTAGTCGGAGTCATAGCAGTCATTGGCTTTCATTTCAACTGGTGGGAAGGAAGAAAATTTTTAGAAATCCCTCGCCCTTTAGACTTTTTAGTTGTAGTCAATGTATTGACATTTTTGTTCAATATCGGTATGACTTTGTATAAAGCGGAGCGAACTTCTACCACGAGTTTGGTTATCTACACGGGGTTAGTAGCGGCTGCTTTACTTTATCTACCAGGGATGATTTATTTTGAAAATCAGACGATGGATTCTTATTTCAGATGGTGGGTTGTTCACCTTTGGGTTGAAGGTGTTTGGGAATTGATTATGGGAGGTATTCTTGCATATTTATTAATCAAATTGACAGGTGTAGATAGAGAGGTAATCGAGAAGTGGCTCTATGTCATAGTCGGCTTGACTTTCTTATCTGGAATTTTAGGCACAGGTCACCATTATTATTATATCGGTACACCGAAATATTGGTTGATTGTAGGAGGCATATTTTCTGCATTAGAACCTTTGGCATTTTTAGGAATGGCGCTGTTTGCTGTGACCATGTATCGTCGAAGCGGTAGAGAGCACCCCAATAAAATTGCTTTGATGTGGACGATTGGATGCGCCATTATGTCTTTTGTAGGTGCGGGTTTCTTGGGTTTTGCTCATACTTTGCCTAGTGTAAATATGTACACACACGGCACATTAGTTACTGCTATGCACGGACACCTTGCCTTCTGGGGAGCTTATGCGATGATAGTATTGGCGATTATCAGCTATGCGATGCCGCTAATGACTGGTAGAAAAAATTATAACAGTCTATATGGCACGCTGGCATTTTGGATATCCAATATCGGAATGATAGGTATGACTGGGGCTTTTGCAGTAGCAGGTATAGCACAGGTCTATTTAGAGAGAAAATCTGGAATGGATTTCACTTTAGTTCAACAAGAAATAGAGCCTCATTTTTTAGGTTTGATCCTAGCCGCTACTTTATTTACAATTGGTATCATACTTTATATTATAGACTTTTCAAGATATGGACGGCCCAATGATGAAGCGATTGTTTCGGCTTCTGATGTATCGGCAAATTAA
- a CDS encoding CbbQ/NirQ/NorQ/GpvN family protein: MNLPQENKIYYHPQGKEIEVFEHCYKNQLPLIIKGPTGSGKSRFVEYMAERFQKELISIVCHEETSTVDLLGRYIVKGADTEWIDGPLTQAIRRGAMIYLDEIAEARPDVLVAIHSLTDHRRKLFLDRHNEVLNASNGFMLVASFNPGYQRGYKELKASTRQRFVMMTFQYPNKEIETEIVEKETGVNTATASRLIQIAQKVRNLTELDLTETISTRLLVDAGKLIHSGLPPRLACKVAIAETLTDDKDIQLALEDIINMNF, from the coding sequence ATGAATTTACCCCAAGAAAATAAAATTTATTATCACCCTCAAGGCAAAGAGATAGAGGTATTTGAGCATTGTTATAAAAATCAACTACCTCTCATAATCAAAGGACCGACTGGTTCTGGCAAATCGAGATTTGTAGAATATATGGCAGAGCGATTTCAGAAAGAATTAATTTCTATTGTCTGCCACGAAGAAACTTCCACAGTGGATTTATTGGGAAGATATATTGTGAAGGGCGCTGACACCGAATGGATAGACGGACCTCTGACCCAAGCCATTCGACGAGGTGCAATGATTTATCTAGATGAAATAGCAGAGGCTCGACCTGATGTGTTGGTGGCAATACATTCTTTGACCGACCACCGTAGAAAATTATTCTTGGATAGACACAATGAAGTGCTCAATGCTAGTAATGGATTTATGCTCGTTGCTTCGTTTAATCCAGGTTATCAGCGAGGGTATAAAGAACTAAAAGCCTCTACTCGCCAGCGATTCGTGATGATGACTTTTCAGTATCCCAATAAAGAGATTGAGACTGAAATCGTAGAAAAAGAAACAGGTGTCAATACAGCGACAGCAAGCCGCCTCATACAGATAGCACAGAAAGTGAGAAATCTAACCGAACTCGATTTGACCGAAACGATATCTACTAGACTATTGGTCGATGCAGGGAAATTGATTCATTCAGGACTACCTCCACGACTAGCTTGTAAAGTAGCCATAGCAGAAACCCTGACCGACGATAAAGATATTCAGTTGGCATTAGAGGATATTATCAATATGAATTTTTAG
- a CDS encoding VWA domain-containing protein has translation MEWDQYIFKKISELVHYIRTETADPLEEANKVNLDEMSHRLTYLAQMICGVPIRIYPAEKIGGWKGSTFFLPPFYTRGMNDEINRNYYVFRTIYMSGQFLLFRSSLISEEDQNVDRLHMSEKYAAQIIEFLKKQFPFFEELYLKIINAELDYQHKKFPNHKPTMEWVYGKHYAFDDKDWNDYNELINPLKKSTVADEKDKEKYTEVKGKNVENTQILRINTKEQEEYTLTHNFEKIETLDTFSGRWRNFDGSDDMDEHAEALQELNIQQLVRVDSPVHSIYKTDFVNAMGLNDVDVNISHYDFSYPEWNEKSRQYKENYCKLIYNRHKESRPEYTQTILKKSKSKIQKLKRNSEKHLSDYYVKKRLAEGDEPDLDALVETYTDIHTGKTPNENVYISKRKKTKDIAILVLTDCSLSTDGYTLNRRILDIEKEAIIIASEVWDSFQLKFQIDGFSSHTHSQCYYTTYKAFHENWTDVKYRVGDMNSSGYTRIGAAIRHATYILSNIKADKKWLLLLSDGKPNDYDTYEGDYGIYDVKKAIREAESKNIFSSAIAIEASAKFYYPKMFGTAGYKILNHTNHLSDVLTQFYINLLK, from the coding sequence ATGGAATGGGATCAATACATATTCAAGAAAATAAGTGAGCTCGTCCACTACATTCGCACCGAAACCGCTGACCCTTTAGAGGAGGCAAATAAAGTGAATTTAGATGAGATGAGTCATAGACTTACTTATCTAGCGCAGATGATATGCGGAGTTCCGATTAGGATTTATCCAGCCGAAAAGATAGGAGGGTGGAAGGGCAGTACTTTTTTTCTTCCTCCTTTCTACACTCGTGGGATGAACGATGAAATAAATCGCAATTACTATGTATTTAGGACAATTTATATGTCAGGACAGTTTCTTTTGTTTCGATCAAGTCTAATATCTGAAGAAGATCAAAATGTAGACAGACTTCATATGTCTGAAAAATATGCAGCTCAAATTATTGAGTTTCTCAAAAAACAGTTTCCATTTTTTGAAGAATTATATCTAAAAATCATAAATGCAGAATTAGACTATCAGCACAAAAAATTTCCAAACCATAAACCCACAATGGAATGGGTTTATGGCAAGCATTATGCATTTGATGACAAAGACTGGAACGACTACAACGAACTTATAAATCCTTTGAAAAAAAGCACGGTAGCTGATGAAAAAGACAAGGAAAAATACACTGAAGTCAAAGGTAAAAATGTAGAGAATACGCAAATACTACGTATCAATACAAAAGAGCAAGAAGAGTATACGCTCACCCATAATTTTGAAAAAATAGAAACGCTCGATACCTTCTCAGGGCGGTGGCGAAATTTTGATGGTAGCGATGATATGGACGAACACGCCGAGGCACTCCAAGAGTTGAATATTCAGCAATTAGTCCGTGTGGATAGCCCAGTGCATTCTATCTATAAGACTGACTTTGTCAATGCAATGGGACTAAACGATGTCGATGTCAATATTTCTCATTATGATTTTAGCTATCCAGAATGGAACGAAAAATCACGCCAATACAAAGAGAATTATTGCAAACTCATATACAATCGACATAAAGAATCACGGCCAGAATACACTCAAACTATTCTGAAAAAGTCAAAATCAAAAATCCAGAAGCTCAAGCGAAATTCTGAAAAACATTTGTCTGATTATTATGTCAAAAAAAGATTGGCCGAAGGCGATGAACCAGATTTAGATGCATTGGTAGAGACTTATACAGATATTCATACTGGAAAGACCCCAAATGAAAATGTATATATATCAAAACGAAAAAAAACAAAAGACATTGCCATTTTAGTTTTGACTGATTGTAGCTTGAGTACTGACGGATACACACTCAATAGAAGAATATTAGATATAGAAAAAGAGGCGATTATTATAGCTTCAGAGGTTTGGGATAGTTTTCAGTTGAAATTTCAGATAGATGGATTCTCAAGCCATACCCATTCTCAATGCTACTATACAACCTATAAGGCTTTCCACGAAAATTGGACAGATGTTAAATATCGTGTAGGTGATATGAATAGTAGCGGATATACCCGCATTGGGGCAGCGATTCGTCACGCTACCTATATTTTGTCCAATATCAAAGCAGACAAAAAATGGCTACTCCTCCTATCTGATGGTAAACCGAATGACTATGACACTTACGAAGGAGATTACGGAATCTATGATGTGAAGAAAGCCATTCGAGAAGCTGAATCCAAAAATATTTTTTCCTCTGCTATAGCTATTGAAGCGAGTGCAAAATTTTATTACCCAAAGATGTTTGGCACTGCGGGGTATAAAATATTAAATCATACGAATCATTTGAGCGATGTGCTTACACAGTTTTATATTAATCTTTTAAAATAA
- a CDS encoding SCO family protein, with amino-acid sequence MNLKSIFISILLLIAFSCQQKKECCKKDANSETQSKSALSDESIYQLTSDWKKQDGTTIKLESMRGKIVVAAMVFTNCASACPRIVADIQRIEKEVNSNDVHFLLISMDPEKDTPERFREFAKERGIGDQWTMISSVQSSTDEIANVLGVKIKKLSDGGFDHSNSIYVLDVDGSIAHIQEGLEQEPTQAIAKIKELIAKM; translated from the coding sequence ATGAATCTTAAATCAATTTTCATTTCAATCTTATTGCTTATTGCATTTTCCTGTCAACAGAAAAAAGAGTGTTGCAAAAAAGATGCTAATTCGGAGACTCAATCGAAATCAGCACTTTCAGATGAATCTATCTATCAGCTCACGAGTGACTGGAAAAAACAAGATGGAACCACGATAAAGCTAGAATCTATGCGCGGAAAAATAGTTGTCGCAGCGATGGTTTTCACCAATTGTGCTTCCGCTTGCCCGCGTATCGTAGCAGATATTCAGCGAATTGAAAAAGAAGTAAATTCTAATGATGTACACTTTCTACTCATTAGCATGGATCCTGAGAAAGATACGCCAGAGCGATTTAGAGAATTTGCTAAAGAGAGAGGAATCGGCGATCAGTGGACGATGATTTCTTCAGTTCAAAGTTCTACCGACGAAATAGCTAATGTATTAGGGGTAAAAATTAAGAAACTATCTGATGGTGGATTTGACCATTCTAATTCGATCTACGTACTGGATGTCGATGGTAGTATCGCTCATATTCAGGAAGGATTAGAACAAGAGCCTACACAGGCAATAGCCAAAATCAAAGAACTCATAGCCAAAATGTAA
- the ric gene encoding iron-sulfur cluster repair di-iron protein — protein MLNAENTVGEWVASNWNTATIFDKYQIDFCCGGGVSLREVCGKNNLKVADVITELQESKPNANVIDPNSLEIPELVSYIIKEFHEEIRVQIPIIKSYLDKVVQAHGLNHEELIDIQKLFEEDSVDILFHLQKEEEVLFPIISQKDFDKTNTFILSPINQMELEHQQEGDRYNMIATLSNNFTAPDDACNSYKHLYHLLKHYVDRLHQHIHIENNILFYKLKNQLFH, from the coding sequence ATGTTAAACGCAGAAAACACAGTCGGTGAATGGGTGGCAAGCAACTGGAATACCGCTACTATTTTTGATAAATATCAAATAGATTTTTGCTGTGGAGGTGGGGTATCACTGCGTGAGGTGTGCGGAAAAAATAATTTGAAAGTAGCAGATGTAATTACTGAACTACAAGAATCCAAACCTAATGCCAATGTCATTGACCCTAATTCATTAGAAATACCAGAATTGGTCAGTTACATTATAAAGGAATTTCACGAAGAAATAAGAGTGCAAATTCCTATTATAAAATCATATTTGGATAAAGTAGTACAAGCACACGGTCTGAATCACGAAGAACTTATTGATATTCAAAAATTATTTGAAGAGGACAGCGTTGATATTCTTTTTCACTTACAGAAAGAAGAAGAGGTTTTATTTCCAATAATCTCGCAAAAAGATTTCGATAAAACTAATACATTCATACTCTCCCCTATTAATCAGATGGAACTAGAGCACCAGCAAGAAGGTGATAGATATAATATGATAGCTACACTTTCTAATAATTTTACAGCTCCTGATGATGCTTGTAATTCATACAAGCATTTATATCATTTGCTAAAACACTATGTAGATAGACTGCACCAACATATTCATATCGAAAATAATATCCTATTTTATAAATTAAAAAATCAATTGTTTCATTAA
- a CDS encoding alginate export family protein, which produces MKKSAIINFLFILIAVQSYAQFNISGQILNRSEYRHGFGTLVDSGVEAGFSIGQRSRLNATYQADKVKFGAAIQDIRTWGNTSQIKITDGFQSLHEAWMDIQFHPKFSAKIGRQELDYDDARFLGNLDWALQARAHDIALLKYSDSANQLQIHGGFAYNQTGDFLTGTYYNQANQYKIAQMLWLNKKWDQFTIGFLMWNNGMQSDTTVTHNKDKVNYTSTIGIPVIQYKEKDWTFRGFFYYQFGWDQKNKNVAAFDANAEINYSKLINETKKNKISLTGGFEYISGTSQIDPTNTQNNSFNPLYGTNHRHNGYMDYFYVGGRHINSVGLMDGSLRCKYDINPKVFLGATIHYFNSAADIRDVNLIGLQKASSYLGTELDLTAGYLFSEAVSFQGGYSQMFGSESLQMLRGGNKDATQNWAYLAILFRPEMKNRFTGLKW; this is translated from the coding sequence ATGAAAAAGAGTGCAATTATCAATTTTCTGTTTATTTTGATAGCAGTACAGTCCTATGCCCAGTTCAATATTTCAGGGCAAATTTTAAATCGTAGTGAGTACCGTCACGGATTCGGCACATTAGTAGATAGTGGTGTAGAGGCAGGGTTTTCCATAGGTCAGCGCAGCCGGCTCAATGCCACCTATCAAGCTGATAAAGTAAAATTCGGCGCCGCTATTCAAGATATTCGTACGTGGGGCAATACTTCGCAAATTAAAATTACCGATGGGTTTCAATCTTTACACGAAGCATGGATGGATATTCAATTTCACCCCAAATTTTCTGCCAAAATTGGTCGTCAAGAATTAGACTATGATGATGCGCGTTTTCTTGGGAATCTCGACTGGGCATTACAAGCTAGAGCTCACGATATAGCATTATTGAAATATTCGGACTCTGCCAATCAGCTTCAAATTCATGGAGGGTTTGCATATAATCAGACAGGTGATTTTCTCACAGGAACTTACTACAATCAAGCTAATCAATACAAGATAGCCCAAATGCTTTGGTTGAATAAAAAATGGGATCAATTCACTATCGGTTTTTTGATGTGGAATAATGGTATGCAATCCGATACGACTGTTACACACAATAAAGACAAGGTCAATTATACCTCTACTATTGGTATCCCAGTGATTCAATACAAAGAAAAAGATTGGACGTTTAGAGGATTTTTCTACTATCAGTTTGGATGGGATCAGAAAAATAAAAATGTAGCCGCCTTTGATGCGAATGCCGAGATTAATTATTCCAAACTAATCAATGAAACAAAGAAAAATAAAATATCTCTTACAGGAGGATTTGAATACATTAGTGGAACAAGCCAGATAGACCCTACCAATACTCAAAATAACTCTTTCAACCCTTTGTATGGCACGAATCACAGACATAATGGATATATGGATTATTTCTATGTAGGAGGTCGCCATATCAATTCTGTAGGATTGATGGATGGGTCTTTGAGATGTAAGTATGATATCAATCCCAAGGTATTTCTAGGGGCGACCATACACTATTTTAATTCTGCTGCGGATATCAGAGATGTTAATTTGATTGGCTTGCAGAAAGCAAGTTCCTATTTAGGTACTGAACTTGACTTGACAGCAGGCTATTTATTTTCCGAAGCGGTGTCATTTCAAGGTGGATATTCACAGATGTTTGGCTCAGAATCTTTACAGATGTTGAGAGGAGGAAATAAAGATGCTACCCAAAATTGGGCATATTTAGCTATCTTATTCCGTCCAGAAATGAAAAATAGATTTACAGGATTGAAGTGGTAA
- a CDS encoding ATP-binding protein: protein MSEDRLNPPPVCVLSLLGESNKKCAQRCPCGYYNHPEKECVCPPGAVQKYLNKISGPLLDRIDLHVEVVPVNFNELISETKSEKSTNIRERVMSARDIQQERFKEIQGLHSNAQMGGKEVQEICIISDAGRNLLKRAMEKLNLSARAYDRILKVSRTIADLAQSEEIKVEHLAEAIHYRSLDRENWANQG, encoded by the coding sequence ATGTCCGAGGATCGATTAAATCCGCCTCCTGTGTGCGTTTTGAGCCTTTTAGGCGAAAGTAACAAGAAGTGCGCACAACGGTGCCCCTGCGGATATTACAACCACCCAGAAAAAGAATGCGTATGCCCACCCGGTGCAGTCCAGAAATACTTAAATAAAATTTCAGGTCCTCTTTTAGATAGAATCGACCTACATGTAGAGGTTGTTCCTGTGAATTTCAACGAACTCATTTCCGAAACTAAATCGGAAAAAAGCACCAATATTCGGGAACGAGTAATGAGTGCGAGAGATATACAGCAGGAGCGTTTTAAAGAAATACAAGGACTTCACTCCAATGCACAAATGGGAGGCAAAGAAGTGCAAGAAATTTGTATCATATCTGATGCAGGTCGAAATCTTTTAAAACGCGCTATGGAGAAATTAAATCTCTCTGCCCGTGCTTATGACCGTATTCTTAAAGTGTCTCGCACCATAGCCGACCTCGCTCAGAGCGAAGAAATCAAAGTCGAGCATCTTGCAGAAGCCATTCACTATCGCAGTTTGGATAGAGAGAACTGGGCGAATCAGGGGTAG
- a CDS encoding helix-turn-helix transcriptional regulator has product MRKARLERKLSQPQVAKILNVVADTVTLWELNRNEPTEKYASKIIKFIGYFPFEWEHENLQTQVNYARMVSGQTLRQMGKEIGVDSSTMYKIFSDKSEPKGETLVKIRSYIIMNLK; this is encoded by the coding sequence TTGAGAAAAGCACGTCTAGAAAGGAAATTATCGCAACCACAGGTGGCAAAGATACTTAATGTGGTGGCAGATACGGTAACTTTATGGGAGCTCAATAGGAATGAACCAACTGAAAAGTATGCCTCTAAAATCATCAAGTTCATAGGGTACTTCCCCTTTGAATGGGAACATGAAAATCTCCAAACTCAGGTAAATTATGCGAGGATGGTTTCGGGGCAAACCTTGAGACAAATGGGTAAGGAAATCGGAGTTGATTCCTCGACAATGTATAAGATTTTTAGTGATAAGTCGGAACCGAAAGGAGAAACATTAGTGAAAATTAGAAGTTATATAATCATGAATTTAAAATAA
- a CDS encoding GIY-YIG nuclease family protein encodes MISILDLVKGTNNTKFYEPLTNNRYKVYIIKSKDKVLYIGATKSSIRRRLYEGLRAKGVGGYSGYKWKNYSSVILFVYTFNNLVKLEAESIEAELVYLFREKTGYWPECQNEIHFNNEYSNGKLIAKKIYDQISKTKY; translated from the coding sequence TTGATATCAATTTTAGACCTTGTAAAGGGTACAAATAATACAAAATTTTATGAACCTCTTACAAATAATAGATATAAAGTATATATAATTAAGTCAAAGGACAAGGTATTATATATTGGAGCAACAAAGTCTTCTATTCGAAGAAGGTTATACGAAGGATTGCGAGCTAAAGGAGTTGGAGGTTATAGCGGTTACAAATGGAAAAATTATTCTTCCGTTATCTTGTTTGTTTATACTTTTAATAATTTAGTGAAACTAGAGGCAGAAAGTATTGAAGCTGAATTAGTATATTTATTTAGAGAAAAAACTGGATATTGGCCAGAATGTCAAAACGAAATTCACTTCAATAATGAATACTCTAATGGAAAGCTAATAGCTAAAAAAATTTACGATCAGATTAGTAAAACTAAATATTAA
- a CDS encoding DUF1837 domain-containing protein, whose product MKTQAELLGHHPATPNIFGVWLSCNDVPVTIDKSHRALTQLIKTTDKQLIDWLGSKIFEHHHSEYRVQKLKENFTKLGFEKYAEQNRKLPTADRTRKGNATEVILSEYIESALGKKLIKAFKLKYNPNADQAIKGDDTLLIDVIDNKKSKRIKLYLGEAKFRKTPSSKVIKDISKSLSKDKKPLSYSFMVDELGRDAKTKDLADLLDTFIIDEVKGKGDLIYTGFLLSNLDTFNVVEAHLKSDNPLFVLISIGIDAPEELINKAFEKAEYLFANPDQV is encoded by the coding sequence GTGAAAACTCAAGCAGAATTATTAGGTCATCATCCCGCCACCCCAAATATTTTTGGAGTATGGTTGAGTTGCAATGATGTACCTGTAACTATAGATAAATCTCATAGGGCATTAACACAACTAATTAAAACAACAGACAAACAGTTAATTGATTGGTTGGGGAGCAAGATATTTGAACACCATCATAGTGAATACAGAGTTCAAAAACTAAAAGAGAACTTTACAAAACTAGGATTTGAAAAATATGCAGAACAGAATAGAAAACTACCAACGGCAGATAGAACAAGAAAGGGTAATGCAACTGAGGTGATTTTATCAGAATACATTGAAAGTGCCTTAGGAAAAAAACTTATTAAGGCATTCAAACTGAAATACAATCCGAATGCTGACCAAGCAATAAAAGGCGACGATACTTTACTTATTGATGTAATTGACAATAAAAAGTCAAAAAGAATAAAGCTCTATTTGGGGGAAGCAAAATTCAGAAAGACTCCAAGTAGTAAAGTAATCAAAGATATTTCCAAATCACTGTCAAAAGACAAAAAACCTTTATCATACTCCTTCATGGTTGATGAGCTTGGACGGGATGCTAAAACTAAAGACCTTGCAGATTTGCTTGATACATTTATCATAGATGAAGTAAAAGGAAAAGGAGATTTAATTTATACGGGTTTTCTATTGAGTAATTTGGATACGTTTAATGTTGTTGAAGCTCACCTAAAATCAGATAATCCACTTTTTGTTTTAATATCTATCGGCATTGATGCTCCAGAGGAACTCATTAATAAAGCATTTGAAAAGGCTGAATACCTATTTGCTAATCCTGATCAAGTATGA